In Natrinema amylolyticum, the following are encoded in one genomic region:
- a CDS encoding TMEM165/GDT1 family protein, with protein sequence MTGWLEVLVAAFVLQLTVLPGEKVQFIIAGLATRFDPWIVVAAAGSAFAGWTALEIAFGAAIQGVLPTVYLDAITAGLFLLFAALLVRSAPETSRRPAATNGGAATADEIDISVLGVDVPSYLRGFVPIFALMAVGEFGDKTQLVTIGLAVQYGAHPAIWAGEMLAIVPVSAANAYFFHTFSHRFDARLAHLAGAGIFLFFGLDTVLQLVTGVSVWETIVEAITSVVLGFV encoded by the coding sequence ATGACTGGCTGGCTCGAGGTCCTCGTCGCCGCGTTCGTCCTGCAGCTAACGGTGCTCCCCGGGGAGAAGGTCCAGTTCATCATCGCGGGTCTCGCGACTCGATTCGACCCCTGGATCGTGGTCGCCGCCGCGGGGAGCGCCTTCGCCGGCTGGACGGCCCTCGAGATAGCCTTCGGTGCGGCGATCCAGGGCGTCCTCCCGACCGTGTACCTCGATGCGATCACGGCGGGGCTGTTCTTGCTCTTCGCGGCGCTGCTCGTCAGGTCGGCGCCCGAGACGAGTCGGCGACCGGCCGCGACGAACGGCGGCGCGGCGACGGCCGACGAAATCGATATCTCGGTCCTCGGGGTCGACGTCCCGTCGTATCTCCGCGGGTTCGTTCCCATCTTCGCCCTGATGGCCGTCGGGGAGTTCGGTGACAAGACCCAGCTCGTCACTATCGGGCTCGCCGTCCAGTACGGCGCCCACCCTGCGATCTGGGCCGGCGAAATGCTCGCGATCGTTCCCGTGAGTGCAGCCAACGCCTACTTCTTCCACACGTTCTCCCACCGCTTCGATGCCAGGCTGGCCCACCTCGCCGGCGCGGGAATCTTCCTCTTCTTCGGGCTCGACACGGTGTTGCAGCTCGTCACGGGCGTTTCGGTCTGGGAGACGATCGTCGAGGCGATCACGTCCGTAGTCCTCGGGTTCGTCTGA
- the proC gene encoding pyrroline-5-carboxylate reductase — translation MVQTSVIGCGNMGSALIKGLWRAGNHTVIACDLDPDALESVADYVDHTTSDVSEAAESDVVIVAVKPDIVGAVLDDLDLSPEQTLVSIAAGVSTDFVEARTDANVVRIMPNLAAETGDMAAAVTAEGVTDEVRELLDDVGEFAEIDEAKMDIATAVNGSGPAFVFYLIQAMADAGVEGGLEPDDAETLAAQTFKGAAETVLRSDRNVEELIDAVCSPNGTTIEGMEVLWDSDAEADVAEAVAAAEERSAELAAEFNNE, via the coding sequence ATGGTACAGACGAGCGTTATCGGATGTGGCAACATGGGGAGCGCCCTGATCAAGGGCCTCTGGCGGGCCGGGAACCACACGGTAATCGCGTGTGATCTCGATCCCGACGCACTCGAGTCGGTCGCCGACTACGTCGACCACACGACGTCGGACGTATCGGAAGCGGCCGAGTCGGACGTGGTTATCGTCGCGGTGAAACCGGACATCGTCGGCGCGGTACTGGACGATCTCGATCTCTCGCCGGAGCAGACGCTGGTCTCTATCGCTGCGGGCGTCTCTACCGACTTCGTCGAAGCGCGGACCGACGCGAACGTCGTCCGGATCATGCCGAACCTCGCGGCCGAGACGGGCGACATGGCGGCGGCCGTGACCGCCGAGGGCGTCACCGACGAGGTACGGGAACTGCTCGACGACGTCGGCGAGTTCGCCGAGATCGACGAGGCGAAGATGGACATCGCGACCGCAGTCAACGGGAGCGGCCCCGCCTTCGTCTTCTATCTCATTCAGGCGATGGCCGACGCGGGCGTCGAGGGCGGCCTCGAGCCGGACGACGCCGAGACGCTGGCCGCACAGACGTTCAAGGGCGCGGCCGAGACCGTCCTCCGGTCGGACCGGAACGTCGAGGAACTGATCGACGCCGTCTGTTCGCCCAACGGGACGACCATCGAAGGCATGGAAGTCCTCTGGGACAGCGACGCCGAGGCGGACGTCGCCGAGGCGGTGGCGGCGGCCGAAGAACGCTCTGCGGAACTGGCGGCCGAATTCAACAATGAGTAA
- a CDS encoding GTPBP1 family GTP-binding protein — MSRDRALLERALDRGEQDGGNVEFKERLSRDVHLEGGRRESLAAQLRHRLLSGDGEATYVVGVTDDGGLAGVDPDTFSETMDVLSLLAEEADAHIEDVQTWGINEGLVGVAQVREGGVLETDDEHVVVGTAGHVDHGKSTLVGSLVTGKPDDGDGATRAFLDVQPHEVERGLSADLSYAVYGFDDEGPVRVRNPNRKADRAEVVQEAERLVSFVDTVGHEPWLRTTIRGLVGQKLDYGLLVVAADDGPTRTTREHLGVLLATDLPTIVAITKTDTVDEERIEEVEREVERLLREVDKSPLRVSRHGVDAAVEEINERVVPIVETSAITMDGLETLDELFDRLPKTSQDTGEFRMYVDRSYSVTGVGAVASGTVMSGEVEAGDELLIGPMSDGRFQEVEVRSIEMHYHRVDKAQAGRIVGIALKGIKESAIERGMVLLPRDADPEPVREFEAEVMVLNHPTRIGEGYEPVVHLETIGEAAAFYPENGRLLPGDTGKSTVRFKFRPYLVEEGQKFVFREGRSKGVGTVTDVSPME, encoded by the coding sequence ATGAGCCGTGACCGGGCTCTCCTCGAGCGAGCCCTGGACCGTGGCGAACAGGACGGTGGCAACGTCGAGTTCAAGGAACGACTGTCACGAGACGTCCACCTCGAGGGTGGACGGCGGGAGAGCCTGGCCGCGCAACTCCGACATCGACTCCTTTCGGGCGACGGCGAGGCGACGTACGTCGTCGGCGTCACCGACGACGGCGGCCTCGCCGGCGTCGATCCCGACACGTTCTCCGAGACGATGGACGTCCTCTCCCTCCTCGCGGAGGAGGCCGACGCACACATCGAGGACGTCCAGACCTGGGGCATCAACGAGGGACTCGTCGGGGTCGCGCAGGTCCGCGAGGGCGGCGTCCTCGAGACGGACGACGAACACGTCGTCGTCGGGACCGCCGGCCACGTCGACCACGGGAAGAGTACGCTCGTCGGCTCGCTGGTGACGGGCAAACCGGACGACGGGGACGGTGCGACCCGCGCGTTCCTCGACGTTCAGCCCCACGAGGTCGAGCGCGGCCTCTCCGCCGACCTGTCCTACGCCGTCTACGGTTTCGACGACGAGGGGCCGGTCCGGGTCCGGAATCCGAATCGCAAGGCCGATCGCGCTGAAGTCGTCCAAGAGGCCGAGAGACTCGTCTCGTTCGTCGACACCGTCGGTCACGAGCCGTGGCTCCGGACGACGATCCGCGGTCTCGTCGGGCAGAAACTCGACTACGGGCTGCTGGTCGTCGCCGCCGACGACGGCCCCACGCGCACCACGCGCGAACACCTCGGCGTCCTGCTTGCCACCGACCTCCCAACGATCGTCGCGATCACAAAGACCGACACCGTCGACGAGGAGCGCATCGAGGAGGTCGAACGCGAGGTCGAACGCCTCTTGCGGGAGGTCGACAAGTCGCCGCTGCGGGTCAGCCGCCACGGCGTCGACGCCGCCGTCGAGGAGATCAACGAGCGCGTGGTTCCGATCGTCGAAACCAGCGCGATCACGATGGACGGCCTCGAGACGCTGGACGAACTGTTCGACCGGCTTCCGAAGACGTCACAGGACACCGGCGAGTTCCGGATGTACGTCGACCGGAGCTACTCGGTGACCGGCGTCGGCGCGGTCGCCTCGGGGACGGTGATGTCCGGTGAGGTCGAAGCTGGCGACGAACTCCTGATCGGCCCGATGTCGGACGGTCGCTTCCAGGAGGTCGAGGTCCGCTCGATCGAGATGCACTACCACCGCGTCGACAAGGCCCAGGCCGGCCGGATCGTGGGGATCGCCCTCAAGGGGATCAAGGAGAGCGCCATCGAGCGCGGCATGGTCTTGCTCCCCCGCGACGCCGACCCCGAGCCGGTCCGCGAGTTCGAGGCCGAAGTCATGGTCCTCAACCACCCCACCCGCATCGGTGAGGGGTACGAGCCCGTCGTCCACCTCGAGACGATCGGCGAGGCCGCCGCCTTCTATCCCGAGAACGGCCGCCTCCTGCCGGGCGATACGGGCAAGAGCACCGTCCGGTTCAAGTTCCGTCCGTACCTCGTCGAGGAAGGCCAGAAGTTCGTCTTCCGCGAGGGTCGCAGTAAGGGCGTCGGCACGGTCACCGACGTCTCCCCGATGGAGTGA
- the proB gene encoding glutamate 5-kinase, producing the protein MSKGLEESAVAEARQLAADADRVIVKAGTNSLTDGDSNLDDGKLDKLVDDIEDLLSRGKQVILVSSGAVGAGTGRIEQGSETLEETQALSTVGQSTLMHRYTESFGRYDRKVAQLLLTQHDLENPERFTNFRNTVETLLDWGVVPIINENDAVATEELRIGDNDMLSAAATMGVDADLLVTLTDVGGVYTGNPKHDSDAERIEAVGTNYDTVQEIISETTSDGFGGIQTKVEGARDVSEHGVPAVIAKSTEPDVLEKIATAKPVGTIFVPINGVSDD; encoded by the coding sequence ATGAGTAAGGGACTCGAAGAGTCGGCCGTCGCGGAGGCGCGACAGCTCGCGGCCGACGCCGACCGCGTGATCGTCAAGGCCGGGACGAACTCCCTGACCGACGGGGACTCCAACCTGGACGACGGGAAACTCGACAAACTGGTCGACGACATCGAGGACCTCCTCTCGCGGGGCAAGCAGGTGATCCTCGTCTCGTCGGGCGCGGTCGGGGCCGGGACGGGGCGGATCGAACAGGGCAGCGAAACCCTCGAGGAGACCCAGGCCCTCTCGACCGTCGGCCAGAGCACCCTCATGCACCGCTACACCGAGAGCTTCGGGCGGTACGATCGGAAGGTGGCCCAGCTCCTGCTGACCCAGCACGACCTCGAGAACCCCGAGCGATTCACGAACTTCCGAAACACCGTCGAGACGTTGCTGGACTGGGGCGTCGTCCCGATCATCAACGAGAACGACGCCGTCGCGACCGAGGAGCTCCGGATCGGTGACAACGACATGCTCTCGGCGGCAGCGACGATGGGCGTCGACGCGGACCTGCTGGTCACGCTGACCGACGTCGGCGGCGTCTACACCGGCAACCCGAAGCACGATTCCGACGCCGAGCGCATCGAAGCGGTCGGCACGAACTACGACACGGTCCAGGAGATCATCAGCGAGACGACCTCCGACGGGTTCGGCGGTATCCAGACGAAAGTCGAGGGCGCACGCGATGTCAGCGAGCACGGGGTGCCCGCCGTCATCGCGAAGTCCACCGAACCCGACGTCCTCGAGAAGATCGCTACTGCCAAGCCCGTGGGGACCATATTCGTCCCTATCAACGGTGTGAGCGATGACTGA
- a CDS encoding glutamate-5-semialdehyde dehydrogenase, protein MTETDIENDVEEAQTAALELAKLSDEERSGALREIADAIEARTDEILAENERDVEEGERLLEEGEYTQALVDRLKLSESKIESIAEMVRSVAEQEDPLGKTLSARELDEDLELYKVAVPIGVVGTVFESRPDALVQIAALGLKSGNAVILKGGSEALHSNRILFEIIEDAASEAGVPDGWAQHIEAREDVDALLEMDDSIDLLMPRGSSEFVSYIQDNTSIPVLGHTEGICHVYVDDEADLSMAEDIAFDAKVQYPAVCNAVETLLVHEDVAGEFLPAIADRYETADVEIRGDETTREIVDVNAATDADWDTEYGDLIVSIRVVDSLETAIDHVTTHGSKHTESIVTEDADRASAFMRSIDSASVFHNASTRFADGYRFGLGAEVGISTGKIHARGPVGLEGLTTYKYHLEGDGQLVATYAGEDAKPYTHAELDAEWTPGRLADE, encoded by the coding sequence ATGACTGAAACCGATATCGAAAACGACGTCGAGGAGGCACAGACCGCGGCTCTCGAGCTCGCGAAACTCTCCGACGAGGAGCGAAGCGGGGCGCTTCGGGAGATCGCCGACGCGATCGAAGCCCGCACCGACGAGATCCTCGCGGAAAACGAGCGGGACGTCGAGGAGGGCGAACGACTGCTCGAGGAGGGCGAGTACACGCAGGCACTGGTCGATCGGCTGAAGCTCTCGGAGTCGAAAATCGAGAGCATCGCCGAGATGGTCCGCAGCGTCGCCGAGCAGGAGGACCCGCTCGGAAAGACGCTCTCCGCACGGGAACTCGACGAGGACCTCGAACTGTACAAGGTCGCCGTTCCGATCGGCGTCGTCGGGACGGTCTTCGAGTCTCGCCCCGACGCGCTCGTCCAGATCGCCGCGCTCGGCTTGAAGTCGGGCAACGCGGTGATCCTCAAGGGCGGCAGCGAGGCGCTGCACTCGAACCGAATCCTCTTCGAGATCATCGAGGACGCCGCGTCCGAGGCCGGCGTTCCGGACGGCTGGGCCCAGCACATCGAGGCCCGCGAAGACGTCGACGCCCTCCTCGAGATGGACGATTCGATCGACCTCCTCATGCCCAGAGGGAGCTCCGAGTTCGTGAGTTACATTCAGGACAACACGAGCATTCCCGTTCTCGGCCACACGGAGGGCATCTGTCACGTCTACGTCGACGACGAGGCCGATCTCTCGATGGCCGAAGACATCGCGTTCGACGCCAAAGTCCAGTACCCGGCCGTCTGTAACGCCGTCGAGACGCTGCTGGTCCACGAGGACGTCGCCGGGGAGTTCCTGCCGGCGATCGCTGACCGCTACGAGACCGCCGACGTCGAGATCCGCGGCGACGAAACGACCCGCGAGATCGTCGACGTGAACGCCGCGACGGATGCCGACTGGGACACCGAGTACGGCGACCTGATCGTCTCGATCCGAGTCGTCGACTCGCTCGAGACAGCGATCGATCACGTCACGACCCACGGCTCGAAGCACACGGAGTCGATCGTCACCGAGGACGCCGACCGCGCGAGCGCGTTCATGCGCAGCATCGACTCCGCGAGCGTCTTCCACAACGCCTCGACCCGCTTCGCAGACGGCTACCGGTTCGGCCTCGGTGCCGAGGTCGGCATCAGTACCGGGAAGATCCACGCCCGCGGTCCCGTCGGCCTTGAGGGGCTGACCACCTACAAGTACCACCTCGAGGGCGACGGCCAGCTCGTCGCCACCTACGCCGGCGAGGACGCCAAACCGTACACGCACGCGGAACTCGACGCCGAGTGGACGCCCGGCCGCCTCGCCGACGAATAG
- a CDS encoding DUF4112 domain-containing protein — MATGSSDSSSELEALKNDLPAAVDEAAIKRMHVVAHALDEGARVPGTDFRIGIDPIVGILPGAGDTAAAAVSLYLVVESARLGVSQSTLLRMLANIGVDTVIGSVPVLGVVFDAFWKANKWNLKLALEDLADESGQSESGPEVVTID, encoded by the coding sequence ATGGCTACCGGTTCAAGCGACAGCAGTTCGGAACTCGAGGCGCTCAAGAACGACCTCCCCGCCGCCGTCGACGAGGCGGCGATCAAGCGCATGCACGTCGTCGCCCACGCCCTCGACGAAGGCGCTCGGGTCCCGGGAACGGACTTCAGGATCGGAATCGATCCGATCGTCGGGATCCTCCCCGGAGCCGGAGACACCGCTGCTGCAGCCGTCTCGCTGTATCTCGTCGTCGAATCCGCCCGTCTGGGCGTCTCCCAGTCGACGCTGCTTCGCATGCTCGCGAACATCGGCGTCGACACCGTTATCGGCTCCGTCCCTGTCCTCGGCGTCGTCTTCGACGCCTTCTGGAAGGCCAACAAGTGGAACCTGAAGCTCGCTCTCGAGGATCTCGCCGACGAGAGCGGGCAGTCGGAAAGCGGACCGGAAGTCGTCACTATCGATTAA
- a CDS encoding RNA methyltransferase: MTVSVLVPSSISREAEDKREATRKLGYVARAATIFRADRLVVYPDRDGETGQFDGGFVQTVLRYAATPPYLRNEAWGMRDELEYAGVLPPLRAMSQTGSESTGSGSSRQGIVTEVGPEGRVRVNCGLQHPISLNVPPKMAVEEGERVTVRISSRRPVRAKLVDDPLPGLSIEQTDLQAALGREDAGVRIAASRFGEELTVGRLETLAGRTERDGMTVAFGAPERGLPAILEIEESAIEASSGQGDAVEPSSNRDDAADNGVEPTADPGFDLWLNTVPDQGSEVVRTEEALFATLAPLSLRE, translated from the coding sequence ATGACTGTCAGCGTGCTCGTGCCGTCGTCGATCAGTCGGGAAGCCGAAGACAAACGCGAGGCTACCCGAAAGCTCGGATACGTCGCCCGCGCGGCGACGATCTTCCGGGCTGATCGCCTGGTCGTCTATCCCGATCGGGATGGCGAAACCGGGCAGTTCGACGGCGGGTTCGTACAAACCGTGTTGCGATACGCCGCAACGCCTCCATACCTCCGCAACGAGGCATGGGGGATGCGGGACGAACTGGAGTACGCGGGCGTCTTGCCGCCGCTCCGCGCCATGTCACAGACCGGCTCCGAATCTACCGGTTCGGGGTCGTCAAGACAAGGAATCGTGACCGAGGTCGGACCTGAAGGGCGCGTCCGGGTCAATTGCGGACTGCAACACCCGATCTCCCTCAACGTACCGCCGAAAATGGCGGTCGAAGAGGGGGAGCGCGTGACCGTCAGGATCTCTTCGCGACGACCGGTCCGGGCGAAGCTCGTCGATGATCCCCTCCCGGGACTTTCGATCGAGCAGACGGACCTGCAGGCAGCACTCGGCCGTGAGGACGCCGGCGTCCGTATCGCGGCCTCCCGATTCGGTGAAGAGCTCACCGTCGGGCGGCTCGAGACGCTGGCCGGACGTACCGAGCGCGACGGGATGACCGTCGCCTTCGGCGCGCCCGAGAGAGGGCTGCCGGCTATCCTCGAAATCGAGGAATCGGCCATCGAAGCGTCGTCCGGACAAGGCGACGCAGTCGAACCGTCGTCCAACCGGGACGACGCGGCCGATAACGGAGTCGAACCCACTGCCGATCCGGGGTTCGACCTCTGGCTAAACACGGTTCCGGATCAGGGAAGCGAGGTCGTGCGAACGGAGGAGGCTCTGTTCGCGACGCTCGCTCCCCTCTCACTGAGAGAGTGA
- a CDS encoding MTH1187 family thiamine-binding protein, with product MTVVALLSVAPVIEDSMAGEVAKAVEALEEHDVTYETNPMGTVIEAETTDELFAAAQAAHDAVDGDRVSTVLKIDDKRTRDVDASEKVEAVEEHLGRPATNRDE from the coding sequence ATGACGGTAGTCGCACTACTGAGCGTCGCACCGGTGATCGAGGACAGTATGGCCGGCGAGGTCGCGAAAGCGGTCGAGGCACTCGAGGAGCACGACGTCACGTACGAGACGAACCCGATGGGGACGGTGATCGAAGCCGAGACGACCGACGAACTCTTCGCGGCCGCACAGGCGGCCCACGACGCCGTCGACGGCGATCGAGTGAGTACGGTTCTGAAGATCGACGACAAACGGACGCGAGACGTCGACGCGTCGGAGAAGGTCGAGGCCGTCGAAGAGCACCTCGGTCGGCCGGCGACGAATCGCGACGAGTAG
- a CDS encoding HalOD1 output domain-containing protein, whose protein sequence is MQTELSPADGTDDLQYDQPNDRYVFHHDPDGTATITTTIVHALASIADTDVSQGEFSLYDSVDPDALDRIFSKKADGTERTGGHIAFTALEHEVYVYANGDVIIYPPAETPRTPTTN, encoded by the coding sequence ATGCAGACGGAACTCTCACCCGCAGACGGTACCGACGATCTCCAGTACGACCAGCCCAACGACCGCTACGTCTTCCACCACGACCCCGACGGGACCGCGACGATCACGACGACGATCGTCCACGCGCTCGCGTCGATCGCGGACACCGACGTCTCGCAGGGCGAGTTCTCGCTCTACGACAGCGTCGATCCGGACGCGCTCGACCGCATCTTCAGCAAGAAGGCGGACGGGACCGAGCGAACGGGCGGCCACATCGCCTTCACCGCCCTGGAACACGAGGTGTACGTCTACGCGAACGGCGACGTCATCATCTACCCGCCCGCCGAGACGCCCCGGACGCCGACCACGAACTGA
- the mch gene encoding methenyltetrahydromethanopterin cyclohydrolase, translating to MESLNRMAIELVDEALDYAEELNIGGYDLENDATVLDFGLEFDGGIEAGLLLTEIQTAGMATPSYELGELGDASIPYVELSTDQPALSLLCSQKAGWEVMTEDFEGLGSGPARALVAEEDEFRRIGYTDAFDLTALAIETDMDPTESVAEHVADRAEVETSSVFLLAYPTASLAGSITNAARTAELATFRLSELGYDPRDIVSATGKAPVAPVAGDERTAIARTNDAIAYGGRAHLTVREDADIFDSVPSTAAEDHGRPFSEVFDDLDWDFSEVPSDLFAPAAVTIDVIGGPTYVHGETDEELLVDSFGL from the coding sequence ATGGAAAGTCTCAATCGCATGGCGATCGAGCTGGTCGACGAGGCCCTCGACTACGCCGAGGAGTTGAATATCGGCGGTTACGACCTCGAAAACGATGCGACGGTACTCGACTTCGGGCTCGAGTTCGACGGCGGGATCGAGGCCGGACTGTTGCTGACCGAGATACAGACCGCGGGAATGGCGACGCCGAGCTACGAACTGGGTGAGCTCGGCGACGCCTCGATCCCCTACGTCGAGCTATCGACGGACCAGCCGGCGCTCTCGCTGCTCTGTTCGCAGAAGGCGGGCTGGGAAGTGATGACCGAGGACTTCGAAGGCCTCGGGAGCGGTCCCGCCCGGGCACTGGTGGCCGAAGAGGACGAGTTCCGCCGCATCGGCTACACCGACGCCTTCGACCTGACGGCGCTGGCCATCGAGACGGACATGGATCCGACCGAATCCGTGGCCGAACACGTCGCCGATCGCGCCGAGGTCGAGACGAGCAGTGTCTTCCTGCTCGCCTATCCGACCGCGAGCCTCGCCGGGAGCATTACGAACGCCGCTCGCACCGCCGAACTCGCGACGTTCCGGCTCTCCGAACTCGGCTACGATCCCCGCGATATCGTCTCGGCGACGGGGAAGGCACCAGTCGCGCCCGTCGCGGGCGACGAGCGAACGGCCATCGCCCGGACGAACGACGCGATCGCGTACGGCGGCCGAGCACATCTCACCGTCCGAGAGGACGCCGATATCTTCGATTCGGTCCCGTCGACCGCCGCCGAGGATCACGGCCGGCCGTTCAGCGAGGTCTTCGACGACCTCGACTGGGATTTCTCGGAGGTCCCCTCGGACCTCTTCGCGCCCGCCGCCGTGACGATCGACGTGATCGGCGGTCCGACGTACGTCCACGGCGAGACGGACGAGGAGCTGCTCGTCGACTCCTTTGGCCTGTAG